One Obesumbacterium proteus DNA window includes the following coding sequences:
- a CDS encoding protein ninH has product MNAEIRTIPDMLVDTYGNQSELARRLHINRETISKYLNDKEAKHHAIVNGVFMTARGDIGKNRWGKR; this is encoded by the coding sequence ATGAATGCCGAAATCCGAACCATACCCGACATGCTAGTCGATACATACGGCAATCAGAGCGAGCTAGCACGACGCCTACACATCAACAGAGAAACCATATCAAAATATCTCAACGACAAAGAGGCCAAGCACCACGCAATAGTGAATGGCGTATTCATGACAGCTCGCGGTGATATTGGGAAGAACAGGTGGGGTAAGCGATGA
- a CDS encoding RusA family crossover junction endodeoxyribonuclease, with protein sequence MREYRLTLPYPPSLNTYWRHARQRHYISEKGTKYRQSIITIIQQQNLDIHTTSRLKFSITAHVPDKRRRDLDNLQKAVFDSLVHAGFMEDDEQIDDFRVRRGELVKGGKLEVVITELEGI encoded by the coding sequence ATGAGGGAATACCGGCTAACGCTGCCGTACCCGCCGAGCCTAAACACATATTGGCGACACGCAAGGCAACGGCACTACATCAGCGAGAAAGGCACAAAGTACCGACAAAGCATTATCACCATCATCCAGCAACAAAACCTCGATATTCACACCACCTCCAGACTCAAATTCTCAATCACTGCCCACGTACCAGACAAACGCCGCCGAGACTTAGACAACTTGCAAAAGGCCGTCTTTGATTCGCTTGTGCATGCTGGATTCATGGAAGACGACGAGCAGATTGATGATTTCCGAGTGCGGCGCGGGGAGTTAGTGAAGGGCGGCAAGCTGGAAGTGGTCATTACCGAACTGGAGGGGATATGA